A stretch of the Photobacterium sp. CCB-ST2H9 genome encodes the following:
- the serA gene encoding phosphoglycerate dehydrogenase: MAKVSLDKDKIKILLLEGVHPSALEVLKQAGYENIEYHKGSLAGDELLEAIQDAHFVGIRSRTQLSAEVFDAAKKLIAVGCFCIGTNQVDLAEANRRGIPVFNAPFSNTRSVAELVLGEILLLLRGIPEKNAKAHRGEWLKSADASYEARGKKLGIIGYGHIGTQLSILAENLGMDVYFYDIENKLTLGNATQVDTLSELLNKADVITLHVPETLDTQNMMGAEEFARMKPGSIFINAARGTVVDIDALCSALESKHLAGAAIDVFPVEPKTNNDPFESPLTRFDNVILTPHIGGSTQEAQQNIGIEVAGKIVKYSDNGSTVSAVGFPEVTLPEHRGCSRLLHIHENRPGILNQITTIFASEGINIAAQYLQTSPELGYVVIDVETERSEEALNKLKAIDGTIRARILH, encoded by the coding sequence ATGGCTAAAGTTTCTCTGGATAAAGATAAAATTAAAATCCTGCTCCTGGAAGGCGTTCACCCCTCAGCACTGGAAGTTCTCAAACAAGCCGGTTACGAAAACATTGAGTATCACAAAGGCTCTCTGGCTGGTGATGAACTGCTGGAAGCAATTCAAGACGCGCATTTCGTGGGTATCCGTTCCCGCACGCAGCTTTCCGCAGAAGTCTTTGATGCCGCCAAGAAACTGATCGCTGTCGGCTGTTTCTGTATCGGGACCAACCAGGTCGATCTGGCAGAAGCCAACCGCCGTGGTATCCCGGTGTTTAACGCCCCATTCTCAAATACCCGAAGTGTTGCAGAGCTGGTGCTGGGTGAAATTCTTTTGCTGCTGCGCGGCATTCCGGAGAAAAATGCCAAAGCCCATCGCGGTGAATGGCTGAAAAGCGCCGACGCCTCCTATGAAGCCCGCGGGAAAAAACTGGGGATCATCGGTTACGGCCACATCGGTACACAGCTCAGTATCCTGGCTGAAAACCTGGGAATGGATGTTTATTTCTATGACATTGAAAACAAGCTGACCCTGGGCAATGCAACCCAGGTGGATACGCTGAGTGAATTGCTGAACAAAGCCGATGTCATCACACTGCATGTCCCGGAAACGCTGGATACTCAGAACATGATGGGTGCAGAAGAGTTTGCACGCATGAAGCCGGGTTCCATCTTCATCAACGCGGCCCGCGGCACTGTGGTCGATATTGACGCGCTGTGCAGTGCACTGGAGAGCAAGCATCTGGCCGGTGCGGCAATTGATGTTTTCCCGGTTGAGCCTAAAACCAATAACGACCCGTTTGAATCACCACTGACCCGTTTCGACAACGTGATTCTGACGCCGCATATCGGTGGGTCAACACAGGAAGCGCAACAGAATATCGGCATTGAAGTCGCCGGTAAGATTGTGAAGTACTCAGACAACGGTTCAACCGTTTCAGCCGTTGGTTTCCCGGAAGTAACTTTGCCCGAGCACAGAGGGTGTTCACGTCTGCTGCACATTCACGAAAACCGTCCGGGCATTCTGAACCAAATTACGACGATTTTCGCTTCAGAAGGCATCAACATCGCGGCACAATACCTGCAAACCAGTCCTGAACTGGGTTACGTGGTCATTGATGTTGAGACAGAGCGCTCAGAAGAAGCCCTGAACAAACTGAAGGCTATCGACGGAACCATTCGAGCCCGTATCCTGCACTAA
- the fbaA gene encoding class II fructose-bisphosphate aldolase: protein MSKIFDFVKPGVISGDDVQKVFEVAKENKFALPAVNVVNTDSVNAVLEAAAKVKAPVVVQFSNGGAGFFAGKGLKLEGQQGPILGAIAGAKYVHAVAETYGVPVILHTDHAAKKLLPWIDGLLDAGEKHFAETGKPLFSSHMIDLSEESLEENIEISAKYLERMSKMGMTLEIELGCTGGEEDGVDNSHLDQSSLYTQPEDVAYAYEKLIAISPRFTIAASFGNVHGVYKPGNVVLTPTILRDSQAYCAEKFGIAPNALNFVFHGGSGSTLEEIRESIGYGVIKMNIDTDTQWATWNGIREYYLENEAYLQGQIGNPTGEDAPNKKFYDPRVWLRKGQESMVKRLEQAFSDLNAIDVL from the coding sequence ATGTCTAAGATCTTCGACTTCGTAAAACCTGGTGTGATTTCTGGCGATGACGTTCAGAAAGTTTTTGAAGTGGCAAAAGAAAACAAATTTGCCCTGCCAGCAGTAAACGTGGTTAACACTGACTCTGTCAACGCTGTACTGGAAGCGGCTGCAAAAGTGAAAGCGCCGGTTGTGGTTCAGTTTTCTAACGGCGGTGCCGGGTTCTTTGCGGGTAAAGGCCTGAAACTGGAAGGTCAGCAAGGCCCGATCTTGGGTGCTATCGCGGGTGCGAAATACGTTCACGCTGTCGCTGAGACGTATGGCGTGCCAGTTATTCTGCACACCGACCACGCGGCGAAGAAACTGCTGCCATGGATTGACGGTCTGCTGGACGCTGGTGAGAAGCACTTTGCAGAAACAGGCAAGCCGCTGTTCTCTTCTCACATGATTGACCTGTCTGAAGAGTCTCTGGAAGAAAACATCGAGATCAGCGCCAAGTACCTGGAACGCATGAGCAAGATGGGCATGACGCTGGAAATCGAACTGGGTTGTACCGGTGGCGAAGAAGACGGTGTTGATAACTCTCACCTGGATCAGTCTTCTCTGTACACGCAGCCAGAAGATGTTGCTTACGCTTACGAGAAACTGATCGCAATCAGCCCTCGTTTCACCATCGCGGCCTCTTTCGGTAACGTTCACGGTGTTTATAAGCCAGGTAATGTTGTCCTGACGCCAACCATTCTGCGCGACTCTCAGGCGTACTGTGCTGAGAAATTCGGTATTGCACCAAACGCACTGAACTTCGTATTCCACGGTGGTTCTGGTTCAACGCTGGAAGAAATCCGTGAGTCTATCGGTTACGGTGTGATCAAAATGAACATCGATACTGATACTCAGTGGGCGACCTGGAATGGCATCCGTGAATACTACCTAGAGAATGAAGCTTACCTTCAGGGTCAGATCGGTAACCCAACTGGTGAAGACGCACCAAACAAGAAATTCTATGACCCACGCGTATGGCTGCGTAAAGGTCAGGAATCGATGGTGAAACGTCTGGAACAAGCTTTCTCTGATCTGAATGCGATCGACGTTCTGTAA
- the mscS gene encoding small-conductance mechanosensitive channel MscS, whose protein sequence is MTESVTDKVVDTIANNELADGVKQAGGWIMDNQDLLIQYGVNLISALLILFIGNLIAKGIANGFSKMLRRKQMDEAVVKFLQSLVRYLLFVIVLIAALSRVGVQTASVVAVIGAAGLAVGLALQGSLSNFAAGVLIVAFRPFKSGDYVEVAGVAGSVESIQVFQTVLKTPDNKMVVVPNSAVIGGPITNYSRHETRRIDFLIGVSYKSDLKKTKEVLKRVVDAESRVLKDPAPTIGVVALADSSVNFVVRPWVKTSEYWAVYFDLLQAIKEGLDKEGIEIPFPQMDVHLNKVED, encoded by the coding sequence ATGACTGAAAGCGTGACAGATAAAGTGGTGGATACCATAGCAAATAATGAGTTGGCGGACGGCGTCAAACAAGCTGGCGGCTGGATTATGGATAACCAGGATCTGCTGATCCAGTACGGGGTAAACCTGATCTCAGCACTGCTGATTCTGTTTATCGGTAATCTGATTGCCAAAGGCATTGCGAACGGCTTCAGTAAGATGCTGCGCCGCAAGCAGATGGATGAAGCGGTTGTGAAGTTCCTGCAGTCACTGGTGCGTTATCTGCTGTTTGTGATTGTTCTGATTGCGGCGCTGAGCCGGGTAGGGGTGCAGACGGCTTCCGTTGTCGCGGTGATTGGTGCCGCCGGCCTGGCCGTGGGTCTGGCCTTGCAGGGTTCTCTGTCTAACTTCGCAGCCGGTGTGCTGATTGTTGCGTTTCGTCCTTTTAAATCCGGCGATTATGTGGAAGTGGCAGGGGTTGCAGGCTCTGTGGAGTCGATTCAGGTATTTCAGACTGTACTGAAAACGCCGGACAACAAAATGGTTGTCGTTCCGAACTCTGCTGTGATTGGCGGACCGATTACGAACTACTCCAGACATGAGACCCGCCGGATTGACTTCTTGATTGGCGTTTCATACAAGTCTGATCTTAAGAAAACCAAGGAAGTGCTGAAGCGAGTGGTGGATGCTGAGTCGCGTGTGCTGAAAGATCCGGCACCGACCATTGGTGTGGTTGCACTTGCCGATTCTTCCGTGAATTTCGTAGTACGCCCCTGGGTGAAGACTTCTGAATACTGGGCTGTGTATTTTGATTTGCTGCAGGCAATCAAAGAAGGGCTGGATAAAGAAGGCATTGAGATTCCATTCCCGCAAATGGATGTGCATCTCAACAAAGTCGAAGACTGA
- a CDS encoding oxidative stress defense protein — MKKTLLAVCFGGATLLSPLAMADDNFPRLETIGVGEVTAQPDMAMFTVAVEETRKSAQEAKQAVDKAVTAFMDRLQKSGVKRADIESANIYLHPQYHRSNDNPPELVGYQATRQVTVMVRDLDKLNTYLDNALGDGINHIQNIELKVSDAEKYQEQARQAAIKDAKSKAKSLAKGFDTDIDGVWNIRYFDPMPRPVMGRMAMDAAVETKATYQDAEITFRDRVEVVFRLEN, encoded by the coding sequence ATGAAGAAAACTTTGCTTGCTGTTTGTTTCGGTGGTGCCACTCTGCTCAGTCCGCTGGCTATGGCAGATGACAACTTTCCGCGGCTGGAAACCATTGGTGTGGGCGAGGTGACTGCTCAGCCAGATATGGCTATGTTCACGGTCGCAGTTGAGGAAACCCGTAAATCGGCACAGGAAGCCAAGCAGGCTGTCGACAAAGCTGTGACTGCGTTCATGGACCGTCTGCAAAAGAGCGGCGTGAAGCGTGCAGATATTGAAAGTGCCAACATCTATCTGCATCCGCAGTACCACCGGAGTAACGACAATCCGCCTGAACTGGTCGGCTATCAGGCGACGCGTCAGGTGACGGTGATGGTCCGTGACCTCGATAAACTCAATACCTATCTGGATAATGCGCTGGGTGACGGGATCAATCACATTCAAAATATTGAGCTGAAGGTCAGCGACGCAGAAAAGTATCAGGAGCAGGCTCGTCAGGCTGCTATCAAAGATGCGAAGAGCAAAGCAAAATCTCTGGCAAAAGGCTTTGATACCGATATTGATGGGGTCTGGAATATTCGTTATTTCGATCCGATGCCTCGCCCGGTCATGGGACGCATGGCGATGGATGCTGCGGTTGAAACTAAAGCGACCTATCAGGATGCTGAAATCACCTTCCGTGACCGTGTGGAAGTGGTCTTCCGTCTGGAAAACTAA
- a CDS encoding 5-formyltetrahydrofolate cyclo-ligase, translating into MDAFHRHGQAGLTTQSTRQQLRQQVRLKRQTLSLHQQEQASKAVLARFNQLQDVHHAQHVAIYLSSDGELDTGPLIEWLWHHGKTVYLPVLHPFSKGHLLFLHYHPDSRMHCNRYGIAEPVLDVRHVKPVHELDLMCTPLVAFDEQGQRLGMGGGYYDRTLSQWHHHGKGPRPLGLAHDCQQVRHLPSEAWDVPLPAIITPSAYHHW; encoded by the coding sequence ATGGATGCCTTCCACCGCCATGGCCAGGCTGGCCTGACAACTCAATCCACCCGACAGCAACTTCGTCAGCAAGTCCGCCTGAAACGTCAGACACTGTCGCTTCACCAGCAGGAACAGGCGAGCAAAGCCGTGCTGGCACGTTTTAATCAGCTTCAGGATGTTCATCACGCGCAGCATGTTGCGATTTACCTCAGCAGTGACGGAGAACTGGATACAGGACCGCTGATCGAGTGGTTGTGGCATCATGGTAAAACCGTGTATCTGCCGGTACTGCATCCCTTCAGCAAAGGCCACCTGCTGTTTTTACACTATCATCCGGACAGCCGGATGCACTGTAACCGCTACGGCATTGCGGAGCCTGTGCTGGATGTTCGCCATGTCAAACCCGTACACGAACTGGATTTGATGTGCACGCCACTGGTTGCCTTTGATGAACAGGGGCAGCGACTGGGCATGGGCGGCGGCTATTATGACCGTACACTGAGCCAGTGGCATCATCACGGAAAAGGACCTCGGCCACTCGGACTGGCACATGACTGCCAGCAGGTCCGTCACCTGCCATCCGAAGCCTGGGATGTCCCCTTACCCGCCATCATCACCCCATCGGCCTACCATCATTGGTAA
- a CDS encoding LysR family transcriptional regulator ArgP yields MEGLDYRWVQALDAVVSQRGFERAAEVLCITQSAVSQRIKQLEKHMAQPLLVREQPPRPTPAGQKLLGLYRRVRLLEQELLPDIRPGEQSQPLQMSIASNADSLATWLLPALSPLLKQRRIEINLMLEDESRTLDRLRSGEVVGAISMEATPMPGCVADYLGRMDYLCVASPDFQATYFADGVNRDTLLGAPAVAFDQYDDMHEVFIQQHFNLPRGSVLTHRVRSSEAFVKLALHGVAYCLIPKVQIEEELASGELVNLTPGIMLTRRIYWHHWALESGVFSEVTAQLLDHARHKLPQ; encoded by the coding sequence ATGGAAGGACTCGATTATCGCTGGGTACAGGCGCTGGATGCTGTTGTGTCTCAGCGGGGCTTTGAGCGCGCAGCCGAAGTCCTGTGTATTACGCAGTCCGCAGTTTCGCAGCGGATCAAACAGCTGGAAAAACACATGGCTCAGCCGCTGCTTGTTCGTGAACAGCCTCCGCGTCCGACACCGGCAGGGCAAAAGCTGCTGGGGTTGTACCGGCGGGTGCGTTTGCTGGAGCAGGAGCTGTTGCCGGATATCCGTCCCGGCGAGCAGAGTCAGCCGCTGCAAATGTCGATTGCCTCCAATGCCGACAGCCTGGCAACCTGGTTGCTCCCGGCACTCAGCCCGCTGCTCAAACAGCGACGCATTGAAATCAATCTGATGCTGGAAGATGAAAGCCGCACACTGGACCGATTACGCAGCGGGGAAGTGGTCGGCGCGATCAGCATGGAAGCAACGCCAATGCCGGGCTGCGTGGCCGATTATCTAGGCCGGATGGACTATCTGTGTGTTGCCAGCCCCGACTTTCAGGCGACCTATTTTGCAGACGGGGTGAATCGCGATACGTTGCTGGGAGCCCCCGCTGTAGCTTTCGATCAGTACGATGACATGCACGAAGTTTTCATTCAGCAGCACTTTAATCTGCCGCGGGGCAGCGTCCTGACACACCGGGTGCGCTCTTCGGAAGCATTCGTCAAGCTGGCGCTACACGGCGTGGCATACTGCCTGATCCCGAAAGTGCAGATAGAAGAAGAGCTGGCAAGCGGCGAACTGGTGAATCTGACGCCGGGCATCATGCTGACCCGACGAATTTACTGGCATCATTGGGCTCTGGAAAGCGGTGTGTTCAGCGAAGTGACCGCTCAGTTACTGGACCATGCCCGGCATAAGCTGCCGCAGTGA
- the rpiA gene encoding ribose-5-phosphate isomerase RpiA — translation MTQDEMKKAAGWAALDYVTKGSIVGVGTGSTVNHFIDALATRKEEIKGAVSSSVASTKRLEELGIPVFDANEVSSLDIYVDGADEINAEFDMIKGGGAALTREKIVAAIAKKFICIVDNTKEVDVLGQFPLPVEVIPMARSFIGRELVKLGGDPVYREGVVTDNGNIILDVHSMKITDPKALEDQINALPGVVTVGLFAHRGADVLLVGTPEGVKTVTK, via the coding sequence ATGACACAAGATGAAATGAAGAAAGCGGCGGGCTGGGCAGCCCTGGACTATGTGACCAAAGGCAGCATTGTCGGCGTTGGCACCGGCTCGACCGTCAATCACTTCATCGATGCCCTGGCCACCCGCAAAGAAGAAATCAAAGGGGCGGTCTCCAGTTCTGTGGCTTCCACCAAGCGTCTGGAAGAGCTGGGTATCCCGGTCTTTGATGCCAACGAAGTGTCCTCACTGGACATCTACGTCGATGGTGCCGATGAAATCAATGCCGAGTTTGACATGATCAAAGGGGGCGGAGCCGCCCTGACCCGCGAAAAAATCGTGGCCGCAATTGCCAAGAAGTTCATCTGTATTGTCGATAACACCAAAGAAGTCGACGTGCTGGGTCAATTCCCGCTACCCGTTGAAGTGATTCCGATGGCCCGGTCTTTCATTGGCCGTGAACTGGTGAAACTGGGCGGTGACCCGGTTTACCGTGAAGGCGTGGTCACAGACAACGGCAACATCATTCTGGATGTCCACAGCATGAAAATCACCGACCCGAAAGCACTGGAAGATCAAATCAATGCCCTGCCGGGCGTGGTTACGGTTGGCCTGTTTGCCCATCGTGGCGCAGATGTCCTGCTGGTTGGCACACCTGAGGGCGTGAAAACTGTCACTAAATAA
- a CDS encoding phosphoglycerate kinase, with the protein MSVIKMTDLDLAGKRVLIRADLNVPVKEGKVTSDARILASLPTIQHCLAAGAKVMVTSHLGRPTEGEYAEEFSLQPVVNYLQDALDCDVKLAKDYLDGLELNTGELVVLENVRFNAGEKKNDEALSKKYAALCDIFVMDAFGTAHRAQASTHGVGMFAPVACAGPLLAAELEALGKALDNPARPMVAIVGGSKVSTKLTVLESLAKIADQVVVGGGIANTFIAAEGHGVGKSLYEADLVDTAKALMAQTDVPVATDVVCAKEFSESAEATIKAANEIAEDDMVLDIGPDSAAELARIIKDAKTILWNGPVGVFEIEQFGKGTEVVSKAIAESAGFSIAGGGDTLAAIDKYGIKDKVSYISTGGGAFLEFVEGKKLPAVAMLEERAKA; encoded by the coding sequence ATGTCTGTAATCAAGATGACTGATCTGGATCTGGCCGGTAAACGTGTACTGATCCGTGCTGATCTGAACGTGCCAGTCAAAGAAGGCAAAGTAACTTCTGATGCACGTATCCTGGCATCTCTGCCAACGATTCAGCACTGCCTGGCGGCAGGTGCTAAGGTAATGGTTACCTCTCACCTGGGTCGTCCGACCGAAGGTGAATACGCGGAAGAATTTTCTCTGCAGCCTGTTGTGAACTATCTGCAGGACGCACTGGATTGTGACGTGAAACTGGCGAAAGACTACCTGGATGGTCTGGAACTGAACACCGGCGAGCTGGTTGTTCTGGAAAACGTTCGCTTCAATGCGGGCGAGAAGAAGAACGATGAAGCGCTGTCCAAGAAATATGCTGCACTGTGCGACATCTTTGTTATGGATGCATTCGGTACCGCGCACCGTGCGCAGGCGTCTACGCATGGCGTCGGCATGTTTGCCCCGGTTGCCTGTGCAGGCCCGCTGCTGGCAGCTGAGCTGGAAGCTCTGGGTAAAGCGCTGGATAACCCGGCTCGTCCAATGGTTGCCATCGTTGGCGGTTCAAAAGTATCGACCAAACTGACCGTGCTTGAGTCTCTGGCGAAAATTGCCGATCAGGTTGTTGTCGGCGGCGGTATTGCGAATACCTTCATCGCAGCAGAAGGCCACGGCGTTGGTAAGTCTCTGTATGAAGCTGATTTGGTTGATACGGCAAAAGCACTGATGGCACAGACTGACGTGCCAGTGGCAACTGATGTTGTGTGTGCCAAAGAATTTTCTGAGTCTGCTGAAGCGACCATTAAAGCTGCGAACGAAATCGCAGAAGACGACATGGTACTGGATATCGGCCCGGACTCAGCGGCTGAGCTGGCTCGTATCATCAAAGATGCGAAGACCATCCTGTGGAATGGCCCTGTGGGTGTCTTCGAAATTGAGCAGTTCGGCAAAGGCACTGAAGTGGTTTCTAAAGCCATTGCTGAATCCGCTGGTTTCTCAATTGCAGGTGGCGGTGATACGCTGGCAGCGATTGATAAGTACGGCATCAAAGATAAAGTATCTTACATTTCAACCGGTGGCGGCGCATTCCTGGAGTTTGTGGAAGGTAAAAAACTGCCAGCCGTTGCTATGCTGGAAGAACGAGCGAAAGCCTGA
- the zapA gene encoding cell division protein ZapA — protein sequence MSSQAVEIEILGRTIKVNCPEGQETALRAAAADFDNRLQELSQRTKVSNPEQLLMFTGLNICSELHKERKEFSSNAQSVSDRIGQLAESLDQALQNQPQR from the coding sequence ATGAGCTCGCAGGCAGTTGAAATTGAAATTTTAGGCCGTACCATTAAGGTCAATTGTCCGGAAGGCCAGGAAACGGCACTGCGTGCGGCGGCGGCAGATTTTGATAACCGCCTGCAAGAGCTGTCTCAGCGAACCAAAGTCTCGAATCCAGAACAGTTACTGATGTTTACCGGACTAAACATTTGCAGCGAGCTGCACAAAGAACGCAAAGAATTTAGCAGCAATGCGCAATCTGTGTCCGACCGAATCGGACAATTAGCAGAAAGCTTAGATCAGGCATTGCAAAATCAACCGCAACGTTGA
- a CDS encoding LysE/ArgO family amino acid transporter — translation MSLWPLLQGFGLGASMIIPIGAQNAYVLNQGIKRNHHLTTATVCSLLDMLFISLGVFGGGALLSSNETVLLVVTLGGIAFLVFYGSLSLKSAFSHPSSEEAQDQMLARGRRAVIAGALAVTVLNPHLYLDTVVILGSIGGQFEGHDRIAFAIGTILASFVWFFTLSVAAAKMAPTLSKPHVKRGIDIAVAAMMFVIAAHLAKGLLV, via the coding sequence ATGAGTCTGTGGCCGTTACTGCAAGGCTTTGGCCTGGGCGCCAGTATGATTATTCCTATCGGCGCACAAAATGCCTATGTGCTGAATCAGGGAATCAAACGCAACCATCACCTGACCACAGCAACGGTGTGCAGTCTGCTGGACATGCTGTTCATCAGCCTAGGGGTCTTTGGCGGCGGCGCCCTGTTATCCAGTAATGAAACCGTATTGCTGGTGGTCACTCTGGGGGGCATCGCATTTCTGGTGTTTTACGGCAGCCTCTCTCTGAAAAGCGCCTTCAGCCATCCATCCTCAGAGGAAGCTCAGGACCAGATGCTGGCCCGCGGCCGACGGGCCGTGATTGCCGGCGCACTGGCAGTGACGGTGCTGAACCCGCATCTGTATCTGGATACCGTGGTCATTCTGGGGTCCATTGGCGGTCAATTTGAAGGACACGACCGTATTGCGTTTGCAATCGGCACCATTCTGGCATCTTTTGTCTGGTTCTTTACCCTGTCGGTTGCGGCAGCAAAAATGGCACCGACCTTATCGAAGCCTCATGTCAAACGGGGCATTGATATCGCCGTCGCCGCAATGATGTTTGTCATCGCGGCCCATTTAGCCAAAGGATTACTGGTTTAA